From the genome of Onthophagus taurus isolate NC chromosome 5, IU_Otau_3.0, whole genome shotgun sequence, one region includes:
- the LOC111426399 gene encoding putative leucine-rich repeat-containing protein DDB_G0290503 isoform X2, giving the protein MDESDKKEDNPETHGKSKQKREILLSDDSTSISLNSFDLPDNTKPQEAVSESSTISEHLDSLQSGIENDRSLSEISLKQDFIDNVNDYERINKSELSLSCNSDGNEAANNVQSILNEILKDKQFSSRSDGTKIEKSDSCSSRDVSLNIFEGVSLDDSSINNYVSKLKGFNPSDEGIKVKGSSRKNSELGNLSVEFDASSVTSATEYKCYQDDSSNKIVNYQDAISHRDRQIRHLEDILQQMCENRDELQKQSENFVSKIHQLEKQLKEHSTEIKQHQCVSDTEQWSPNRKVNLKSTHSTDSLVEIESSLDQERSEKVSGMGINKIFRKLEQVLSPHQLVILSELKNYFEFYVQKRIDVVQDEHKKEIKEIEVELKKELGDKHNQELEDLRTYYEKKCVELEKNYSEEINRKMLNDSSNQMAYDQHLGPGGDTKLELKHLQNNLTSQEVISNEFEIVDVVKSYERRLQEQIDLARIDIFKNLMQEIKKLSQYSDDTYWPRELLQIKRCFQEKYESEIENLKEKHDEEVKNLKDSFKENEKEGEVSIDRDGLKKSNVILKNIINELLKYFTKCEDELNKTLIDEILKQGFENNQLDQNETLDNSSITESFIKRVHFTPNLNFIDSSIDSVDFKNELGTCLDRLKSDANTILALSSNINQKPHKNDDFLLESNQLKEAKEYIKTLESERNHLENQIEHFMVKQKTLEKDLENSNRKITELIECGRNEIVSEGYGESSLDGKPGKIGNLIELQEKARNLAAEWKSGADHPLLELIEELCREGERIDDESKKEKRDLIQQIEAAEKKLRSTNRFLEEQAMEREQERSDAQKEIESLNEILKEKEKEKQNRNLMVKEVEHLERQMHEMTRLQELSQAKHQIIETERKEAIDKISDLRDIIRDLDNQVKEKTISENELKEIISKLNPVVKQQSETIDELYEQLENYKLGPDVEFFKGKIVALEKEAQQLRLNSELAGSEGVIKEIQVRLYELESSIDKKTRDLEGLHSSSTGCSTPSDEMSYRDQVRPNTPGAVFDECDVPLQQLARLKEKLIKHSRAEDAAVKRIRDLEMQLSSTKQELEDSQNEKDLLQAQVTEQIVLLSSLQMRLDEQRLKAEQNQKQANTSLELKIYDLENEIQELKDTMHAKDKNLKQLNKVIDETKKRLEDREKELNNREDDEILLNFEKEMIKLKEENRFLKTKIESDAQNAQILPGLVDNIIADKNSDIEKLRLKLDDTQKQLESFLSLNLDYDQLKHISRMKSSERGFSDFLNLTPIARRNENIIDSIENSMNFNPRNPNETKIDFNLVQNSTEIQHKKVHFDDEVKLETKIQELTENVLKLEENLKELKENFEIERKSLQLELAEKKMKLGEVENELKSSVDDHKRKDEMYFNLAKEKRDFEIKINEINRVFEEKNGVIKQLEEKIRKMNENLIEIDQIKADLHLKENELIQINTNNESKNKEIEKLLKEIKCFEGKMNENEVEMRKLNDLIVDKNCEIEILNEDILRYQNDLQDLKGQEEISEKNIEIIKLKSIQDDLKKEIIHLQEYLQEKDNIIEQMQKDTVSLHTNLETIQSKIQETGNIVDLRKRLQEEKHLNAILKEEIDSLKSSEKEEKCSSIEDIRGEVQKQLEVSAHLDLNLIQALSSEDEKDLRKNEINRLKIELEKSEVMLESERQNVVKLNTLLEKERFLLNSIQIEDSNLIEQLRIKFESVLDQKDELESILDQEKKIRFELENEVRKLKCDLSSSTTEYKKLPSLESQEIVKLKEEINLCNEKNENLQSEVRNLKRSKDELNSNLKYTKEMLGLKLKELENFEIKLQNYKIKEENLKEKLSEVKFELDRKCEETQNNRILLNQMEEERINLKKDQIILNERIRELEEDSKINDILNEEKNVNLNSPVPEKLLNKMRELTIEIKQQMEENKILTNNLTKIALERSKLLDKIRRLEQINTNLNYQNPQNHKSHQLFAKYLRAESYRKALIYQKHFLIKLLASYQKINTNVNVFQPKHPIKITEPIKKFKSCVIAIIAMKRMKFMVRRWHTGVRNYSSDERYHENGTKNDYEMKFEVGQPVSSQNFRRGESRSPQLMGSSWSGSSPPQKERPLSTQSDFAPLQTPLLLSEYVQRFDEMQKRLGLTFEKINN; this is encoded by the exons ATGGACGAATCGGATAAAAAAGAAGACAACCCTGAAACc CACGGCAAATCAAAACAGAAGAGAGAAATCCTTTTAAGCGACGATTCCACATCGATCAGTTTGAATTCGTTTGATCTTCCCGATAACACAAAACCTCAAGAAGCCGTTTCCGAGTCATCTACAATATCGGAGCATTTAGATTCGCTTCAAAGTGGAATAGAAAACGATCGATCTTTATCGGAAATTAGCTTAAAACaagattttattgataatgtaAATGACTACGAACGTATAAATAAATCCGAATTAAGTTTAAGTTGTAATAGTGACGGAAACGAAGCTGCAAATAACGTTCAAAGtatcttaaatgaaattttaaaggataaacaattttcttcgCGAAGTGATGGaactaaaattgaaaaaagtgATTCATGTAGTAGTAGAGACgttagtttaaatattttcgaaggtGTTAGTTTAGATGATAGcagtattaataattatgtaagTAAGTTAAAAGGGTTTAATCCAAGCGATGAAGGGATAAAAGTAAAAGGATCAAGTAGAAAAAACTCCGAATTGGGTAATTTAAGTGTTGAGTTTGATGCATCGAGTGTTACGAGTGCAACGGAATATAAATGTTATCAAGATGATTCTTCTAATAAg ATTGTGAATTATCAGGACGCAATTTCTCATCGAGATCGTCAAATTCGCCACTTAGAGGATATTCTTCAACAAATGTGCGAAAATCGTGACGAGTTACAAAAGCaaagtgaaaattttgtgaGCAAAATCCACCAATTagagaaacaattaaaagaacATTCAACAGAAATCAAACAACATCAATGCGTTAGTGATACTGAACAATGGAGTCCAAATAggaaagttaatttaaaatcaactcACTCAACGGATTCTTTGGTAGAGATCGAATCAAGTTTGGATCAAGAGAGAAGCGAAAAAGTAAGCGGAATGGgtatcaacaaaatttttcgGAAGCTTGAGCAGGTTTTGAGCCCACATCAATTGGTAATTTTGAGTgagttgaaaaattattttgaattttacgTTCAAAAACGAATCGATGTGGTTCAAGATGAacataaaaaggaaattaaagaaatcgaG gttgaattaaaaaaagaattgggTGATAAACACAATCAAGAATTAGAAGATTTAAGAACTTATTATGAAAAGAAATGTGtcgaattagaaaaaaattactcagaagaaattaatcgaaaaatgttaaacgATTCATCGAATCAAATGGCTTATGATCAACATTTGGGGCCTGGCGGTGATACTAAATTAGAATTGAAACATCTCCAAAACAATTTAACATCTCAAGAAGTAATTAGTAATGAGTTTGAAATTGTTGATGTTGTTAAAAGCTACGAACGTCGGTTACAAGAGCAAATCGATTTAGCTcgaattgatatttttaaaaacttaatgcAAGAAATTAAg AAATTATCTCAATATTCCGATGATACTTACTGGCCGAGAGAGTTACTTCAAATAAAGCGGTGTTTccaagaaaaatatgaaagcgaaattgaaaatttaaaagaaaaacacgaTGAGGaggtgaaaaatttaaaagattcttttaaagaaaatgaaaaagaaggGGAAGTTTCGATTGATAG GgatggtttaaaaaaatcaaacgtgattttaaaaaacatcattaacgaattattgaaatatttcaCCAAATGCGAGGacgaattaaataaaacattaatcgatgaaattttaaaacaggGATTCGAAAATAATCAACTCGACCAAAACGAAACCCTTGATAACTCTTCGATAACCGAAAGTTTCATAAAACGAGTCCATTTTACCCCTAATTTAAACTTCATTGATTCATCGATAGATTcggttgattttaaaaatgaactCGGAACTTGTTTGGATCGTTTAAAGTCGGATGCAAACACTATTTTAGCATTATCATcaaacataaatcaaaaaccTCACAAAAACGACGATTTTTTGTTAGAAAGTAACCAATTGAAGGAGGCAAAAGAATATATTAAAACGTTAGAATCGGAACGAAATCATTTAGAGAACCAAATCGAACACTTTAtggtaaaacaaaaaactttagAGAAAGATTTAGAGAATTCCAATCGAAAAATTACTGAATTAATTGAATGTGGACGTAATGAAATCGTTTCGGAAGGTTACGGAGAGAGTAGCTTGGACGGCAAACCGGGGAAAATCGGAAATTTAATCGAGTTACAAGAAAAAGCAAGAAATTTAGCCGCCGAATGGAAAAGTGGGGCGGATCACCCGCTTTTAGAGTTAATCGAGGAACTATGTAGGGAAGGGGAACGAATCGATGATGAAtcgaagaaagaaaaaagggATTTAATACAACAG ATAGAAGCTGCCGAGAAAAAGTTGCGATCGACGAATCGTTTTTTGGAAGAACAAGCGATGGAGCGCGAACAAGAACGGAGCGATGcccaaaaagaaattgaaagttTGAACGAAATccttaaagaaaaagaaaaagagaagCAAAATCGTAATTTAATGGTTAAAGAG GTCGAACATCTCGAGCGTCAAATGCACGAAATGACCCGATTACAAGAATTGAGCCAGGCTAAACATCAAATAATTGAAACGGAACGTAAAGAAGCGATTGATAAAATTTCCGATTTGAGGGATATTATTAGGGATTTGGATAATCAAGTGAAAGAGAAAACGATTTCTGAAAACGAGTTAAAAGAGATCATTTCGAAATTGAATCCGGTTGTTAAACAACAATCGGAGACGATTGACGAGCTTTACGAGCAactagaaaattataaattaggCCCGGATGTGGAGTTTTTTAAGGGAAAAATCGTCGCTTTAGAAAAGGAAGCTCAACAATTGAGGTTAAACAGCGAATTGGCTGGAAGCGAAGGGGTTATTAAGGAAATCCAAGTAAGATTGTACGAATTAGAGAGTTCCATCGATAAAAAAACTCGGGATTTGGAAGGATTGCATTCGTCATCGACAGGGTGTTCAACTCCATCGGATGAGATGTCTTATAGGGACCAA gtTCGCCCAAACACCCCCGGAGCCGTTTTCGATGAGTGTGACGTTCCCCTTCAACAATTAGCCcggttaaaagaaaaattaattaaacattccCGAGCCGAAGATGCGGCCGTCAAAAGAATTCGCGATTTAGAGATGCAATTGAGTAGTACTAAACAGGAATTGgag gATTCTCAAAATGAGAAGGATCTTCTTCAAGCCCAAGTAACTGAGCAAATAGTTTTATTGTCCTCGTTACAAATGCGTCTGGACGAGCAACGGTTAAAAGCCGAACAAAATCAGAAACAAGCAAACACATCtttggaattaaaaatttacgatttagAGAATGAGATACAAGAATTAAAGGATACGATGCAtgctaaagataaaaatttaaagcaattaaataaagtaattgaTGAGACTAAGAAACGGTTAGAAGATCGGGAAAAAGAACTAAATAATCGGGAGGATGAtgagattttattaaattttgagaaGGAGATGATTAAATTGAAGGAGGAGAATaggtttttaaaaacaaagattGAAAGCGATGCTCAAAACGCTCAAATTTTACCTGGATTAGTGGATAATATTATTGCAGATAAAAACTCGGATATAGAAAAGTTAAGGTTAAAATTAGATGATACTCAAAAGCAGTTAGAATcgtttttatcattaaatttagattACGATCAACTAAAACATATCAGTAGAATGAAAAGTTCCGAAAGGGGTTTCTCggattttcttaatttaactCCTATCGCAAGAAGAAACGAAAATATAATCGATAGCATCGAAAATTCAATGAATTTCAACCCGAGGAATCCAAACGAAaccaaaatcgattttaatttagtCCAAAACTCGACGGAAATCCAACACAAAAAGGTTCATTTCGATGACGAGGTAAAATTGGaaacaaaaattcaagaaCTTACcgaaaatgtgttaaaattggaagaaaatttaaaagaattaaaagaaaactttgaaATCGAAAGGAAATCGCTTCAATTAGAACTAGccgaaaagaaaatgaaactcGGTGAGGttgaaaatgaattaaaatcatCTGTTGATGATCACAAAAGAAAAGACGAGATGTATTTTAATCTAGCAAAGGAAAAACGcgattttgagataaaaattaacgaaattaATCGCGTTTTTGAGGAGAAAAATGGGGTAATTAAACAacttgaagaaaaaattagaaagatgaatgaaaatttgattgaaatcgatcaaattaaagctgattTACATCTAAAAGAGAACGAATTGATTCagataaatacaaataacgaaagtaaaaataaagaaatcgagaaattattgaaagaaattaaatgtttCGAAGGGAAAATGAACGAAAATGAAGTTGAAAtgagaaaattaaatgatttaatcgTTGATAAGAACTGTGAAATTGAAATCTTGAACGAAGATATTCTCCGGTATCAAAACGATCTTCAAGATTTAAAAGGTCAAGAAGAAATTTCcgaaaaaaatatcgaaataattaaattaaaatcgattcaagacgatttaaaaaaagaaattattcatCTTCAAGAATATCTACAAGAAAAAGACAACATAATCGAGCAAATGCAAAAAGATACGGTTAGTTTACACACAAATTTAGAAACGATTCaatcaaaaatacaagaaacggGAAATATCGTTGATTTAAGAAAACGATTGCAAGAAGAGAAACATTTAAATGCAATATTAAAAGAGGAAATTGATTCATTGAAGAGTtctgaaaaagaagaaaaatgttcGTCAATTGAGGATATTCGAGGAGAAGTACAAAAACAATTAGAAGTTTCGGCtcatttagatttaaatttaatacaagCTTTAAGTTCCGAGGACGAGAAAGATTTAAGAAAGAATGAAATAAATCGCTTAAAAATTGAGTtagaaaaaagtgaggttatgttagaGAGTGAACGTCAAAATGTTGTCAAATTAAATAcgcttttagaaaaagaaaggtTTTTATTAAACTCGATACAAATCGAAGATTCTAATTTAATCGAacaattaagaattaaatttgagaGCGTTTTAGATCAAAAGGATGAATTGGAATCGATTTTGGACCAAGAAAAAAAGATTCGCTTCGAGTTAGAAAATGAGGtcagaaaattaaaatgtgatttaaGTTCGAGCACGactgaatataaaaaattaccgAGTTTAGAATCACAAGAAATTGTTAAGTTGAAAGAGGAAATTAATCTATGTAAtgagaaaaatgaaaatttacaaagtgAAGTTAGAAACTTAAAGAGATCTAAAGACGAATTAAACTCGAATTTGAAGTACACAAAAGAAATGTTGGGcttaaaactaaaagaattggaaaattttgagataaaactacaaaattataagataaaagAAGAGaatttaaaggaaaaattaagTGAGGTTAAGTTTGAGCTGGATCGGAAATGTGaagaaacacaaaataatcGGATTTTATTGAATCAAATGGAGGAGGAGAGGATTAATTTAAAGAAggatcaaattattttaaatgagcGTATTAGAGAATTGGAGGAAGAttcgaaaattaatgatattttaaacgaagaaaaaaatgttaacttaAATTCACCAGTTCctgaaaaattattgaataaaaTGCGTGAATTAACAATcgaaattaaacaacaaatggaagaaaataagattttaacaAACAATTTAACTAAAATCGCTTTGGAACGATCAAAACTTTTAGACAAAATTCGTCGATTAGAacaaattaatacaaatttgaattatCAAAACCCTCAAAATCATAAATCGCATCAACTTTTCGCTAAATATCTTCGAGCAGAAAGTTATCGGAAAGctttaatttatcaaaagcattttttaattaagttattagcgtcttatcaaaaaattaataccaacGTAAACGTTTTTCAACCTAAACACCCCATTAAAATAACCGAAcctatcaaaaaatttaaaagttgtgtTATTGCGATTATTGCTATGAAAAGAATGAAGTTTATGGTTCGGAGATGGCATACAGGGGTTAGAAATTATTCGAGTGATGAGAGGTATCACGAAAATGGtacaaaaaatgattatgaGATGAAATTTGAAGTTGGACAACCTGTTTCGAGTCAAAATTTTCGACGGGGTGAATCAAGGTCGCCCCAATTGATGGGTTCTTCTTGGTCGGGGAGTTCGCCACCACAAAAAGAAAGGCCTTTAAGCACACA aagcGATTTTGCACCCCTTCAAACCCCGCTACTCCTTTCGGAATATGTGCAAAGATTCGATGAGATGCAAAAACGGCTTGGATTGACGtttgagaaaataaataactaa